The Triticum dicoccoides isolate Atlit2015 ecotype Zavitan chromosome 6A, WEW_v2.0, whole genome shotgun sequence genome has a window encoding:
- the LOC119316580 gene encoding uncharacterized protein LOC119316580, translated as MTKQKQEQAATPSPSPALFSLHPTLFFLFSSLDSNFQFTPAPSKRQPATTKADEDEPSHSQGDDGRPTAMDHARKRHQEKGFFYDCFFMLCCCFFCHEACEHCLKRFCCCRNKDE; from the exons ATGACAAAACAGAAGCAGGAGCAAGCTGCCACCCCCAGCCCTAGCCCCGCCCTCTTCTCCCTCCACCCTACACTTTTCTTCCTCTTCTCGTCACTAGATTCCAACTTCCAGTTCACCCCCGCCCCGAGCAAGAGGCAGCCGGCGACGACGAAGGCGGACGAGGACGAACCTTCGCACTCGCAGGGCGATGACGGGAGGCCGACGGCCATGGATCATGCCAGGAAGCGCCATCAGGAGAAGGGCTTCTTCTATGACTG CTTCTTCATGCTGTGCTGCTGCTTCTTCTGCCATGAGGCGTGCGAGCACTGCCtcaagcgcttctgctgctgccgcAACAAGGACGAGTGA